DNA sequence from the Cucumis melo cultivar AY chromosome 6, USDA_Cmelo_AY_1.0, whole genome shotgun sequence genome:
TGATGGATTCTGCTATACTGTTTTTTGGAGTACTGCCATGGTTTTGGAAGGTGAGTGATTAAAGCTTATAAGTGAATCGATTCGTTCAAGTTTTTTCTTTACTTCCGttgaaatattcatattgcccacTTTTGGCATGCAGAAATCGGGAGAGTTTGTGGTGTTGGTTGGGCTCAATGCTGAAAACGAAATTCTGCACACACTTGCATTTCTAGCTGGGGTCATGATTTGGTCACAGGTATGCTCAATAAGTGTAATTTAATTTCTATTGTTTTAGTAGTTGAGAATTTATTTAGCTTTAATCTGCTCTGTCTTTTGGATAAATCAAAAATTGCTATTGTAGGATCGGAATCTGCTTTGCTTTTTGAAAACCACAATTcacataatttaattttcatagAGCTCTCTGTTTTCATACAGTACAAAACTGCATGCTGTTGTCCTCGTTGATTTTAACCTTACCAAACTGGATTTGGAAATATTTTCTGTGATGGGTGTTTTGGGGGCCCTAAAACAGGAGcaaagattaattaatcttcATATTCCTTTCAGTATGTATTATGTTTTTCAATTATAATTCATGAATCAGAGAAATTTTGCCAActttaaaattgaaatgaaaagaaagaaacgAAAGTCTTAAGGATAGGGATAAATTTTGCCGGGAAGCATTAGAAGTAGCTAGATTTCAATGTTCACCGTGAAGTTCTTTAACCTCCATAATTTTTGAATTATCTCCTCGTGTATTTTTTACAGTTTTGCATTTATTTTCAATAATGTCTGAATTCCTTGGTTTTGGAGTTCTAAATACTTTCATTTACATAGTGAATTTGGGAAATTTATGATTTGAAGTTGGTTTACATTGATCGTTTGTTTGGACTGGTGTGCAGGTCACTGATCTACCATTTTCTCTCTACTCGACTTTTGTGATTGAGTCCCGCCATGGTTTCAATAAAGTATGTATATTTTTTTCCGATAAATCTCATTAACAGTAGGAGTTGGAGATGTCcaattttgttttgtattgaacaattttttttcttttgggatTCCAGTTGGACGTTTCCCATGTTGTCCTGTCTACTTCCTAATTATTTTCCTAATTCCGTATTTAATACCTCTTCTACAGCAAACAATATGGTTATTCTTCAGGGATATGATTAAAGGGATTTTGTTGTCCATCTTACTCGGCCCACCAATTGTGTCTGCAATCATTATAATAGTGCAGGTAAACTTATGTAAGTTAGTAGTTTTAGTTTACATAGTGCATGCAGAAGCATGCCATCGTAAATTCTATATTTCCTGGAGTTCTTTTCCCCCTTCAGTTCAGTTTATATATATACTCCTTCGTTTCTGGATTAATATTCTTATAATGTTTCTTTTGTCATATGCAAGGGCTAATAATATCTTTTGATTGCATACAGAAAGGAGGCCCTTACCTTGCCATCTATCTTTGGGCATTTATGTTCACATTATCTCTTGTGATGATGACCCTTTATCCAATTCTTATAGCACCTCTTTTCAATAAATTTACCCCTGTGAGTATCCAAattgtgtgatttgatcaaagCTTTTATGACTATCTGTTTTTTCATTCAGTCGTCCCACTTTAATGCTCTGTAAAAATAGCTTCCTCCAGGTGATCTCAGGGAGAAGATTGAGAAACTTGCTTCCTCCCTCAAGTTTCCACTGAAGAAGTTGTTTGTTGTTGATGGATCAACGAGGTCAAGTCACAGCAATGTAAGTCTCTTTTTGCCAACTTCAGTTTCTTGATTTTTGATCGCATATTTACTTGTGTTTTGCTATCTTATCAAtatcattcttcttttttttgccTGCTTTATCAATTAGCAATCGAGAGTATGCTTCAGTAAATGATTAGGAATTTTTATATTTGTGTCTGTTACTAGGACTATTTACATAACTTATACCAACTTTGTTTCTATTGAGTATCCTTTTTGGTGCTTTCTTACAATGATCTTACCAAATTACTGCCGTCTATGCAGGCTTACATGTATGGTTTCTTCAAGAACAAGAGAATTGTCCTCTATGATACCCTGATTCAACAGGTATGTTGAAATGTGTGGAAAGCTTTTCTCATATTAATGCCTGTACATCCTGAACTTGTTTTTGGACTGAAACTTGTACAGTATTTTTTAGCTTTTCATtacttgtttaatttttttttccaagtgTCTTGGTCATAATAACTTTATGCTTCCTTCCCGTTCTATTTATTAGTGCAAAAACGATGAGGAAATTGTTGCTGTCATAGCACACGAGTTGGGGCATTGGAAGCTAAATCATACGATGTACTCATTCATTGCTTTACAGGTATACGAGATTAATTCTAGTCATGATCAAACTTCATAGCTAGTAGCTTGTTGTATCcttggttttcttttcttgaagAATCCGAAAAACATCAGCTGCTTTCAAAATCAGCCACTAGATTTTGGTTTTATGCCCATTCATCTTATTAATTTTCGAAGTTTTGCAATTGGTTATGTTATGTGGAAGGCTCATTTTTTAACTGTTTGTGAGCAGATTCTTACACTTTTGCAATTTGGAGGATATACTTTGGTGAGGAATTCCAGTGATTTGTTTCGAAGTTTTGGGTTTGATACTCAGCCAGTGCTTATTGGGCTCATCATATTTCAGGTAGTGATAAAATAGAATGTTGAATTAAAAATCTAACTTTGACAATCTAAGTAGCCCCTACTTATTGACGAGTTGTGCTTTTCTACTATACTCACGTGTAACTACTTActactatatttttttttcttcgacTTGATTTTGGCTTTATATCCATGCATCACTAATCTTTCTTACCAACCTGATCTTCAATTGGTTGCCTTTCTGGTTTTGAATAtgatattattttttcttttcatgtacGTTAATATGCAAAATGTGCGTGCTTTGTGTTAATTCTGAGCTACTTACTGCATTATTTCTATTATGAACTGCTTCA
Encoded proteins:
- the LOC103483251 gene encoding CAAX prenyl protease 1 homolog — translated: MEFPYMEAVVGFMILMYIFETYLDLRQHTALKLPTLPKTLEGVISQEKFEKSRAYSLDKSHFHFVHEFVTIVMDSAILFFGVLPWFWKKSGEFVVLVGLNAENEILHTLAFLAGVMIWSQVTDLPFSLYSTFVIESRHGFNKQTIWLFFRDMIKGILLSILLGPPIVSAIIIIVQKGGPYLAIYLWAFMFTLSLVMMTLYPILIAPLFNKFTPLPPGDLREKIEKLASSLKFPLKKLFVVDGSTRSSHSNAYMYGFFKNKRIVLYDTLIQQCKNDEEIVAVIAHELGHWKLNHTMYSFIALQILTLLQFGGYTLVRNSSDLFRSFGFDTQPVLIGLIIFQHTVIPLQHLVSFALNLVSRSFEFQADAFAQKLGYSAPLRAGLVKLQEENLSAMNTDPWYSAYHYSHPPLVERLAALDLADKKEE